The proteins below are encoded in one region of Asticcacaulis excentricus CB 48:
- a CDS encoding DUF1778 domain-containing protein, with protein sequence MPSVAIDDNKRMHLRVSPEAKAKLIRAAAIQNTDLTNFIMQTALKEADSVIEAAEAVVLSRRDFARVLELLENPPKPNAKLGAAIAALPSAI encoded by the coding sequence ATGCCGAGCGTAGCCATTGATGACAATAAGCGAATGCATTTGAGGGTGTCGCCAGAAGCAAAAGCCAAGCTGATCCGGGCCGCGGCGATTCAAAATACGGACCTCACCAACTTCATCATGCAGACAGCGTTGAAAGAAGCAGATTCAGTGATTGAAGCCGCTGAAGCCGTCGTCCTTTCTAGACGGGACTTCGCTCGGGTTCTGGAGCTGCTCGAAAACCCGCCTAAGCCAAATGCAAAACTGGGGGCCGCTATTGCAGCTTTGCCGTCCGCAATATGA